The following coding sequences are from one Gemmatimonadota bacterium window:
- a CDS encoding gamma-glutamyltransferase family protein, which produces MLSSAVRSIAVVALLAGTATAQRTVKPVLHGRHWVAITGKPLAATAGAMIFQRGGNAVDATCAMLAAVTTMWDVLSWGGETQALIYHPGLKKVIGINALGVAPTGATPEFYRSKGMNYPPEFGPLAAVTPGTPGGLMTMLAEYGTMSLAEVLAPAIQMADGYPIEAQTANSIESQKNWIKQWPYSKALFLTHPGQKREAPNAGEIFQQADLAATLRKLVEAEARAKKAGKSRKEAIYAAYDRFYKGDIAAEIARSTQEQGGLITVEDLANWKVKIEEPLSTTYRGIEVFKLREWQQGPALLQALNILENADLKSMGYNSTRYVHTVYQTMSLAFADRDFYYGDPAFPPASPIKGLLSKEYAKQRFGQINWTENDPTIKPGDPYPFQGSQNPFLEVLKSWPPKPKPQPNTTDQAAMSFDEAFRAGTTSIQAADENGWVVSVTPSGGWVPAVIAGKTGVGLSQRAQSFVLDPAESPFNVMAPGKRPRVTLTPTLALKDGKPYASFAVQGGDTQDQNLLQFFLNMVEFGMNVQQAVEAPNIASYQMRSSFGAHESRPGRMTLNESMPPWVRDDLRKMGYTLDFARSTSGPINAIFFDWVHGSFWGGSSTDGEDYGIAW; this is translated from the coding sequence ATGCTCAGCTCCGCCGTCCGCTCGATTGCCGTGGTTGCGTTGCTCGCGGGAACCGCTACCGCGCAACGGACCGTCAAACCCGTCCTCCACGGCCGCCATTGGGTGGCCATCACCGGGAAGCCGCTCGCCGCCACCGCCGGCGCGATGATTTTTCAGCGCGGGGGCAACGCCGTCGACGCCACCTGCGCGATGCTCGCCGCCGTCACCACGATGTGGGATGTGCTCTCATGGGGTGGTGAGACCCAGGCCCTGATCTACCACCCCGGCCTGAAGAAAGTGATCGGGATCAATGCCCTCGGCGTCGCGCCGACGGGGGCCACGCCGGAGTTCTACCGCTCCAAAGGGATGAACTATCCGCCCGAGTTCGGTCCCTTGGCCGCCGTGACACCCGGTACCCCCGGCGGGCTGATGACCATGCTGGCCGAGTATGGGACCATGTCCCTGGCCGAGGTGCTGGCGCCGGCCATCCAGATGGCGGACGGGTATCCGATCGAAGCCCAGACCGCCAACAGTATCGAAAGCCAAAAGAACTGGATCAAGCAGTGGCCCTATTCGAAGGCGCTCTTCCTGACCCATCCCGGCCAGAAGCGGGAGGCGCCTAACGCCGGTGAAATTTTCCAGCAGGCCGATTTGGCCGCCACCCTCCGGAAGCTGGTCGAGGCGGAAGCCCGGGCCAAGAAGGCGGGAAAATCCCGGAAAGAGGCGATCTACGCCGCCTACGACCGGTTCTACAAGGGAGACATCGCGGCCGAAATCGCCCGGTCCACCCAGGAACAAGGCGGCTTGATCACGGTCGAGGACCTCGCCAACTGGAAAGTGAAGATCGAGGAACCGCTTTCGACCACCTATCGAGGGATCGAGGTCTTCAAGCTCCGGGAATGGCAGCAGGGGCCGGCGTTGCTCCAGGCCCTCAATATCCTCGAGAACGCCGACCTCAAGTCGATGGGCTACAACAGCACCCGCTACGTCCACACCGTTTATCAGACTATGAGTCTGGCGTTTGCCGACCGGGACTTTTACTACGGTGACCCGGCGTTTCCGCCGGCGAGCCCGATCAAGGGTCTTCTGTCCAAAGAATACGCCAAACAGCGATTCGGCCAAATCAATTGGACGGAGAACGACCCCACGATCAAGCCCGGCGATCCCTATCCGTTCCAAGGCAGCCAGAACCCGTTTCTTGAAGTGCTGAAGAGCTGGCCGCCCAAACCCAAGCCGCAGCCGAACACCACCGACCAGGCCGCGATGTCGTTCGATGAGGCGTTCCGGGCGGGAACCACGTCCATTCAAGCGGCCGACGAAAACGGCTGGGTCGTGTCGGTCACCCCGAGTGGCGGATGGGTCCCGGCGGTCATCGCCGGGAAAACAGGGGTCGGTCTGAGCCAACGAGCCCAGAGTTTCGTCCTCGACCCCGCCGAAAGCCCCTTCAACGTGATGGCGCCGGGCAAACGCCCCCGGGTCACCCTGACGCCGACCCTGGCGTTGAAAGACGGCAAACCCTACGCGTCATTCGCCGTGCAGGGTGGCGATACCCAGGATCAGAACCTGCTCCAGTTCTTCCTCAACATGGTGGAATTCGGGATGAACGTGCAGCAGGCCGTCGAAGCGCCGAATATCGCGAGCTACCAAATGCGGAGTTCGTTCGGGGCCCACGAGTCGCGCCCGGGCCGGATGACGCTGAATGAGAGTATGCCGCCCTGGGTCCGCGATGACCTCAGGAAAATGGGCTACACCCTCGACTTTGCCCGGAGCACCTCCGGACCGATCAACGCAATCTTCTTCGACTGGGTCCACGGATCGTTTTGGGGCGGTTCGAGCACCGATGGGGAAGACTACGGCATTGCCTGGTAG
- the alr gene encoding alanine racemase: MPLSRRSFLATAAVSPLVSPSLGLPSADPSYAADPARFEPWIEVDSAALRANVAVLWELAGGRPIMAVVKNNGYGLGIRAVARPLDADPRVSGFGVVKVAEALALRDAGVRKPILLLALFDAADGEELVRRGITLSLGVPDIGARVAKATTGAGRSARGQFYIDTGMSRMGLPYHTALPILRDLSRQPRLEITGMMTELAEEPEFDAEQVRRLSTLAAEARAAGVTTGPLHAASSHAVFNRKETLLDAVRPGISLFGAYPTDDGSERSIAALTVAFRLKARVVRVEQLRSGDTVSYGRRFKAESPTWVATVPIGHADGYPRSAVRGGQMLIGGRPYPVVGAVSASHAIVNLGAATAVKVGDVAIVLGPDHAAIHPNTLAGTTGISVYDVLMHLSPSLPRIG, encoded by the coding sequence ATGCCCCTGTCCCGTCGTTCGTTTCTGGCGACCGCCGCTGTGTCGCCGCTGGTGTCCCCGTCCCTCGGGTTACCGAGCGCCGACCCGTCGTACGCCGCCGATCCAGCCCGGTTCGAGCCCTGGATCGAGGTCGATTCGGCAGCGCTTCGGGCCAACGTGGCGGTGCTTTGGGAACTCGCCGGGGGTCGGCCCATCATGGCGGTGGTCAAGAACAACGGCTACGGACTCGGCATCAGGGCGGTGGCGAGGCCGCTGGACGCCGACCCGCGGGTGAGCGGATTTGGTGTCGTAAAGGTCGCCGAGGCGTTGGCACTCCGCGACGCTGGGGTTCGGAAACCGATCCTCCTCCTGGCGCTGTTCGACGCTGCTGACGGGGAAGAACTCGTCCGGCGGGGGATCACGTTGAGTCTGGGTGTTCCGGACATCGGCGCCCGAGTCGCGAAGGCCACCACCGGGGCCGGGCGCTCCGCCCGCGGGCAGTTCTACATCGACACCGGGATGAGTCGGATGGGGCTCCCGTACCACACGGCCCTTCCCATTCTGCGCGACCTCTCGCGTCAGCCGCGACTGGAAATCACCGGGATGATGACGGAGTTGGCTGAGGAGCCTGAGTTTGATGCCGAGCAAGTCCGTCGGCTCTCGACCCTGGCCGCGGAAGCCCGAGCGGCCGGAGTAACCACCGGACCGTTGCATGCCGCGTCCTCGCACGCGGTCTTCAACCGCAAGGAGACCCTGCTCGACGCCGTGCGTCCGGGGATTTCGCTGTTCGGCGCCTATCCCACTGACGATGGGAGCGAGCGCTCGATCGCCGCGCTGACGGTGGCGTTTCGTCTCAAGGCCCGGGTGGTCAGAGTGGAGCAACTCCGGTCCGGCGACACGGTCAGCTACGGCCGCCGGTTCAAAGCCGAGTCACCGACCTGGGTGGCGACGGTCCCGATCGGGCACGCCGACGGGTACCCGCGGTCGGCGGTTCGAGGCGGGCAGATGTTGATTGGCGGCCGGCCGTATCCGGTGGTCGGGGCCGTGAGTGCCAGCCATGCCATCGTCAACCTCGGTGCGGCCACCGCCGTGAAGGTCGGCGACGTCGCAATAGTCTTGGGGCCGGACCATGCGGCCATCCATCCGAATACCCTCGCCGGCACGACCGGGATTTCGGTCTACGACGTCCTGATGCATCTGAGCCCGAGTCTGCCCCGGATTGGGTGA
- a CDS encoding nuclear transport factor 2 family protein, translating into MTRADLEAMFRAIDAADWETVARYFHPDLVYDRPGFALIEGRDQTLRFYREIRAIQGEHRFECFALEPEAGACWGRFVGAKKDGTPVDLQFADCYRFKEGLLWRRKSYFYVPLV; encoded by the coding sequence GTGACTCGTGCCGACCTCGAAGCCATGTTCCGCGCCATCGACGCTGCCGACTGGGAAACCGTCGCCCGCTACTTTCATCCGGATCTCGTCTACGATCGCCCGGGGTTCGCCCTGATCGAAGGCCGCGATCAGACCCTTCGGTTTTATCGGGAAATCCGGGCGATCCAGGGGGAGCACCGGTTCGAGTGCTTCGCGCTCGAGCCCGAGGCTGGCGCCTGCTGGGGCCGATTCGTCGGAGCCAAGAAGGACGGGACGCCGGTTGACCTCCAATTCGCCGATTGCTACCGCTTCAAGGAAGGCCTTCTCTGGCGGCGGAAGTCCTATTTCTACGTTCCCCTCGTCTGA
- a CDS encoding oligopeptide transporter, OPT family: MAKAETELTLRGLILGAIIAAVFTAANVYLGLRVGLTIASSIPAAVISMGVLRALRTGTIKENNIVQTVASAGGTLSAIIFVLPGLIMVGWWRSFPFLVTFSICALGGILGVLFSIPLRRALVVNSPLPYPEGVAAAEVLKVGATGDEASPNAIERKRGPLIVLVGALVAAGAQIVAATGVAAANLANYFRIGTGATGFNLGFSLALLGAGHLVGISVGLAMLTGLLIAWGVATPLLSAGIDGPAAEVAMTVWRTQVRFIGAGTIGVAAIWSLLKLIRPVTAGIIATARAGAAAKTGATDDRDLPLSLIGGLSLVCLVLIGWLFADFIGTGPLSPLKWPLVVTGVLFTLLMGAFVATVAGYMAGLIGASNSPVSGIGILATVSAALLLAVFVQPTLGGSATNALVAFALFAVAIVFSIATISNDNLQDLKTGQLVGATPWRQQVALIVGVVAGSLIIPPILDLLNQAYGFPGDPNRSAITAEPLPAPQAALISTLARGVLNAELDWNLIGIGALVGLAAIFVDELLGVFKLLRLSPLAIGIGIYLPMDATQPVVLGAVIGWLYNRAMARRGNADMALRFGVLLASGLIVGESLLGVLNAGLIVATSNPAPLGLVGAEFANASRWVGAALFAALIVACYAWVSRQSEVEVPGQAG, encoded by the coding sequence ATGGCCAAAGCCGAAACCGAACTCACCCTCCGCGGCCTGATTCTCGGCGCGATCATCGCCGCGGTCTTTACCGCCGCCAACGTGTACCTCGGCCTTCGGGTCGGCCTGACCATCGCCTCCTCGATCCCGGCGGCGGTCATTTCGATGGGTGTCCTCCGGGCTCTCCGGACCGGGACAATCAAAGAGAACAACATCGTCCAGACGGTCGCTTCGGCCGGGGGAACCCTCTCGGCCATTATCTTCGTCTTGCCCGGCCTCATCATGGTGGGCTGGTGGCGAAGCTTCCCGTTCTTGGTCACCTTCTCGATCTGCGCGCTGGGCGGCATCCTCGGCGTGTTGTTTTCGATCCCGCTCCGGCGGGCCCTCGTGGTCAACTCCCCGCTGCCCTATCCCGAGGGTGTCGCGGCCGCCGAAGTGCTCAAGGTCGGCGCCACCGGCGATGAAGCCTCGCCCAATGCCATCGAGCGGAAACGTGGTCCGCTGATCGTCCTGGTCGGCGCGCTGGTCGCGGCGGGTGCCCAGATCGTGGCGGCCACCGGGGTCGCGGCGGCCAACCTGGCAAACTATTTCCGGATCGGTACCGGCGCGACGGGGTTCAACCTTGGATTTTCCTTGGCGCTTCTCGGAGCGGGCCACCTGGTCGGCATCTCGGTAGGCTTGGCGATGCTCACCGGACTGCTGATCGCCTGGGGAGTGGCCACGCCGTTGTTGAGTGCGGGCATTGACGGGCCGGCGGCCGAAGTGGCCATGACGGTGTGGCGGACCCAGGTGCGGTTCATCGGCGCCGGGACGATCGGGGTCGCGGCGATTTGGAGTCTGCTGAAATTGATCCGGCCGGTTACGGCCGGCATCATCGCGACGGCGCGGGCGGGGGCGGCGGCCAAGACCGGCGCCACCGACGATCGCGATCTACCGCTTAGCCTGATCGGGGGACTGAGCCTGGTCTGCCTGGTGCTGATCGGCTGGCTGTTTGCCGACTTCATCGGCACCGGCCCCTTGAGTCCGCTCAAGTGGCCGCTGGTCGTGACCGGGGTGCTCTTCACGCTGCTGATGGGCGCGTTTGTCGCCACGGTGGCCGGCTACATGGCTGGGTTGATCGGGGCGTCGAACAGTCCGGTGTCCGGCATCGGGATCTTGGCCACGGTGTCGGCGGCGCTGCTCCTGGCGGTGTTCGTCCAGCCGACGTTAGGTGGAAGCGCCACGAACGCGTTGGTGGCCTTTGCCCTGTTTGCGGTGGCGATCGTGTTTTCGATCGCCACGATTTCGAACGACAATCTCCAGGATCTCAAGACCGGGCAACTGGTGGGCGCCACGCCCTGGCGGCAGCAGGTGGCGCTGATCGTCGGCGTCGTGGCCGGGTCCCTCATCATTCCCCCGATCCTCGATCTCTTGAACCAGGCCTATGGTTTCCCCGGCGACCCCAACCGCTCGGCCATTACCGCCGAACCGCTTCCGGCCCCGCAGGCCGCCTTGATCTCGACCTTGGCGCGCGGCGTCCTCAACGCGGAGCTCGACTGGAACTTGATCGGGATCGGGGCCTTGGTGGGACTCGCCGCCATCTTCGTCGACGAGTTACTCGGGGTGTTCAAACTGCTCAGGTTGTCGCCGCTGGCAATCGGGATCGGGATCTATCTCCCGATGGACGCCACCCAACCAGTGGTGCTCGGCGCGGTGATCGGGTGGCTTTACAATCGGGCCATGGCCCGGCGGGGCAATGCCGATATGGCGCTCCGGTTTGGAGTGTTACTCGCCTCGGGCTTGATCGTCGGTGAGAGCCTCCTCGGCGTCCTCAATGCCGGTCTGATCGTCGCGACGAGCAACCCGGCGCCGTTGGGGCTGGTCGGAGCGGAATTCGCGAATGCCTCGCGGTGGGTGGGGGCGGCGCTCTTCGCGGCGCTGATCGTGGCCTGTTACGCCTGGGTGTCGCGGCAATCGGAGGTCGAGGTGCCGGGCCAGGCCGGCTAG
- a CDS encoding aminopeptidase, with translation MKRLPIAAAAALLLAPPLLSAQAPGPAFLGHGVSHGLAVWRARTIRDVRYDLKLDLTPLDSAIGQVTIRFVRQGGDDAIVDFRGRRLRSATANGRPVSPGAFNGNHLRIPAGLLASGPNTVEISFVSDIAPSGASIIKVHDPAERTDYLYTLLVPADANQLFPCFDQPDLKARVTLALTTPRDWNALGNGSLARTDSAADRTTSHFTETKPLPTYLIAFAAGPWARVASTHKGRTVNLLVRRSRATEADTDTLLALQHRALDWMEQYFGTPYPFEKYDMVLAPAFPFGGMEHPGAIMYSEDRFIFRERPTLTRRLDRFSTILHETAHQWFGDLVTMKWFDDLWLKEGFATYLGAKALADLEPGSDAWKTFYQGNKPAAYAVDQTLGTTPLWQRMANLDLAKSAYGAIVYNKAPSVLKQLNYLVGDSAFQQGVRSFLTTHAYANATWQDLLSAIGRAGNRSLAGFGQNFMLRRGMPVVDVQIRIRNGTIARLALRQRPAQVTLSGPAPWPMRTEVLLAYRDAPAVRIPVTLTAATTEVVAARGKPAPLFVFPNADDYGYFLSLLDSASTEALETGALGGVKDGLLRSMLWGALFDQVRDARMAPARYAGLVLRELPREQDEQLVSALLGRLERTVRAYLPPAEREPVRREAERVLWAGAIDATRAYGIRRGHLDAFVSLATSPFGTARMVALLTADSAAGEPVRDPTRWNIVERLLALGAPEAEAALTAQVARDTTPDGRRRRFIAGGARPTAEAKADYFRRYFADTALNEDWASGSLGPFNAIEHERLTLPYLRPALDSLRYIQANRRIFFLGSWLGAFLGGQTGRAALDVVQEFLADNPKLPADLRQKVLQNTDELERTVRVRLALPLSGRP, from the coding sequence ATGAAACGACTGCCGATTGCCGCGGCCGCGGCGTTGCTGCTGGCGCCGCCTCTGCTCTCCGCCCAGGCTCCCGGACCCGCTTTCTTGGGGCATGGGGTATCCCATGGCCTTGCGGTCTGGCGGGCCCGGACCATTCGGGATGTCCGGTATGACCTGAAGCTCGACCTCACCCCGCTCGACAGCGCCATCGGTCAGGTCACGATTCGCTTCGTCCGCCAGGGTGGCGACGATGCCATTGTCGACTTCCGGGGCCGCCGGCTCCGGTCCGCCACCGCCAACGGCCGGCCGGTTTCACCGGGCGCATTCAACGGGAACCACCTTCGGATCCCTGCCGGACTCCTTGCTTCGGGCCCGAACACGGTCGAGATCTCGTTCGTTTCCGACATCGCCCCGTCGGGGGCCAGCATCATCAAGGTGCACGACCCCGCCGAGCGAACCGACTACCTCTACACGTTGCTGGTTCCGGCCGACGCAAATCAGCTCTTCCCTTGTTTTGACCAGCCCGACCTCAAAGCCCGGGTCACCCTGGCCCTCACGACACCCCGCGACTGGAACGCGCTCGGCAACGGTTCCCTGGCGCGAACCGACTCAGCGGCCGACCGGACGACCAGTCATTTCACCGAAACCAAGCCGCTTCCAACCTATCTGATTGCCTTCGCCGCCGGACCCTGGGCCCGGGTTGCCTCGACCCACAAGGGCCGGACGGTGAACCTGTTGGTTCGTCGGTCCCGCGCCACAGAGGCCGACACCGATACGCTCCTGGCGCTCCAGCACCGGGCCCTCGACTGGATGGAGCAGTACTTCGGAACGCCATATCCCTTCGAGAAATACGATATGGTCCTGGCCCCCGCCTTTCCGTTCGGCGGCATGGAACACCCCGGCGCGATCATGTACAGCGAGGATCGGTTCATTTTTCGGGAGCGGCCTACCCTGACGCGGCGGCTCGACCGGTTCTCGACCATCCTCCACGAGACGGCCCATCAGTGGTTCGGCGACCTCGTTACCATGAAGTGGTTCGACGATCTCTGGCTCAAGGAGGGTTTCGCGACGTACTTGGGCGCCAAGGCCCTCGCCGACCTCGAACCGGGTAGTGACGCCTGGAAGACGTTCTATCAAGGGAACAAACCCGCGGCGTACGCCGTGGACCAAACCCTCGGGACCACGCCGCTCTGGCAGCGGATGGCCAACCTCGACCTTGCCAAGAGCGCCTACGGAGCCATCGTCTACAACAAGGCGCCGAGCGTGCTGAAGCAACTCAACTACCTGGTGGGTGACTCCGCGTTCCAGCAGGGCGTCCGCTCGTTTCTGACCACTCACGCCTATGCCAACGCCACGTGGCAGGATCTGCTCTCCGCCATCGGCCGCGCCGGGAACCGTTCGCTGGCGGGGTTCGGGCAGAACTTCATGCTCCGCCGCGGGATGCCCGTTGTCGATGTGCAGATTCGGATCCGGAACGGGACCATTGCCCGATTGGCGCTCCGGCAACGTCCGGCCCAGGTCACGCTGTCCGGGCCGGCTCCTTGGCCGATGCGGACTGAGGTCCTCCTCGCGTACCGAGACGCACCGGCGGTGCGGATCCCCGTGACCTTGACCGCCGCAACGACTGAAGTTGTGGCCGCCCGCGGCAAGCCGGCCCCGCTTTTCGTCTTTCCGAACGCCGATGACTACGGGTATTTCCTCTCGCTCCTTGATTCGGCGAGCACCGAAGCGCTCGAGACCGGGGCCCTTGGCGGGGTCAAGGACGGACTGCTTCGCTCGATGCTCTGGGGCGCGCTCTTTGACCAAGTTCGCGATGCCCGAATGGCTCCGGCGCGGTACGCGGGCCTCGTCCTTCGCGAGCTGCCCCGGGAGCAAGATGAGCAGCTCGTCTCCGCGTTGTTGGGGCGGCTCGAGCGGACCGTCCGGGCCTACCTTCCGCCGGCTGAACGGGAGCCGGTCCGCCGGGAGGCGGAGCGGGTGCTATGGGCGGGGGCCATCGATGCTACCAGGGCGTACGGGATTCGGCGGGGCCATCTGGATGCGTTCGTCAGCCTCGCGACGTCGCCGTTCGGGACAGCTCGAATGGTGGCCCTGCTCACCGCCGACTCGGCGGCGGGCGAGCCGGTCCGTGACCCGACTCGTTGGAATATCGTGGAGCGTCTCCTGGCGCTTGGCGCGCCGGAGGCGGAGGCCGCGCTGACCGCTCAGGTAGCACGCGACACGACGCCCGACGGCCGCCGCCGTCGGTTCATCGCCGGCGGGGCGAGACCAACCGCCGAGGCCAAGGCGGACTACTTCCGGCGCTACTTTGCTGATACTGCCCTCAACGAAGATTGGGCCAGCGGCAGCCTCGGTCCTTTCAACGCGATCGAGCACGAACGCCTAACGCTCCCGTACCTTCGGCCTGCGCTGGATTCGCTTCGGTACATCCAAGCCAACCGCCGGATCTTCTTCCTGGGCTCGTGGCTCGGCGCATTTCTCGGGGGCCAGACCGGGCGGGCCGCTCTCGACGTCGTCCAGGAGTTTCTGGCCGACAATCCGAAACTCCCCGCCGACCTCAGGCAGAAGGTTCTTCAGAACACCGACGAGTTGGAACGAACCGTCCGGGTCCGGCTCGCCCTCCCACTCTCGGGCCGGCCATGA
- a CDS encoding MBL fold metallo-hydrolase — protein sequence MIQLVRHGLVSEVVLSTAVSRTVGFRVSAFYHRGLVIDTGFPRMAETFFSWLATVSVAGFIVTHFHEDHAGNLGLVTARGIPATVSADTLRRHRDLLRVPPYRWVVWGHPHVSVRDPEPADHPFQLIPTPGHSADHLAVYDPDARIVFLGDLFLGVKAALAHADESPSAMVASLRTVAVLNPKAVFDSHRGSLRDPVATLTSKADWLEGTIEAIRTAGRAGQPAVVIVRELLGGEDRAALVSFGQRSKRNFVQAVLNGQ from the coding sequence GTGATCCAACTGGTACGACACGGATTGGTCTCCGAGGTGGTGCTATCGACCGCGGTCAGCCGGACGGTCGGTTTCCGGGTCAGTGCCTTCTACCATCGTGGCTTGGTAATCGACACGGGCTTTCCCCGGATGGCCGAGACGTTCTTTTCGTGGCTCGCCACGGTGTCGGTGGCCGGATTCATCGTCACCCACTTCCACGAGGACCACGCCGGCAACCTTGGGTTGGTCACGGCCCGCGGCATTCCGGCAACCGTGTCGGCAGACACCCTGCGGCGTCATCGGGATCTGCTGCGGGTGCCCCCCTACCGGTGGGTGGTGTGGGGACACCCCCATGTTAGTGTCCGCGATCCTGAGCCGGCCGATCACCCGTTCCAGTTGATTCCGACGCCGGGCCACTCCGCGGACCATCTGGCCGTCTACGATCCAGATGCCAGGATCGTGTTCTTGGGAGACCTCTTCCTCGGGGTCAAAGCCGCGCTGGCCCATGCCGATGAATCGCCGAGCGCCATGGTTGCGAGCCTTCGAACGGTTGCGGTGCTCAATCCGAAAGCCGTGTTCGACTCACACCGTGGCTCGCTCCGGGATCCCGTAGCGACGCTCACGAGCAAGGCGGACTGGCTCGAAGGGACCATCGAGGCCATTCGCACGGCCGGTCGGGCGGGGCAGCCGGCCGTGGTGATCGTGCGTGAACTCCTCGGTGGAGAGGACCGGGCGGCGCTGGTGTCGTTCGGCCAACGGTCGAAGCGGAACTTCGTTCAAGCAGTTCTCAACGGTCAGTGA
- the xth gene encoding exodeoxyribonuclease III, which produces MKLATWNVNSIRARLPRLLDWLGRANPDVVCLQELKVPDADFPLAELEAAGYRAAFFGQRTYNGVAILAREPMTDVSVGMADDSPDDQARLIAATVGGVRIISAYFPNGQEVGSDKWAYKLDWMARLERHLARTYRPNQPLVLAGDFNVAPDDRDVARPEEWRESVLCHPDAQAALGRIGAWGLVDGLRLTEPGPGPYSWWDYRMLAFPKGNGLRIDHIYVTAPLAGRCVKAWVERNERKGKLPSDHAPVMVDLVEGSQA; this is translated from the coding sequence GTGAAACTCGCCACCTGGAACGTCAATTCGATCCGCGCTCGGCTGCCCCGGCTTCTCGACTGGCTCGGCCGCGCCAATCCCGATGTCGTCTGCCTGCAGGAACTCAAGGTCCCTGACGCCGACTTTCCGCTCGCTGAACTTGAAGCGGCCGGATACCGCGCGGCCTTTTTCGGCCAGCGGACCTACAACGGAGTTGCGATCCTGGCCCGGGAACCGATGACCGATGTCTCCGTCGGGATGGCCGACGACAGCCCGGACGACCAAGCCCGCCTGATCGCGGCTACGGTCGGTGGCGTCCGGATCATCTCGGCCTATTTCCCGAACGGGCAGGAGGTCGGGAGTGACAAGTGGGCCTACAAGCTCGATTGGATGGCCCGCCTCGAGCGGCATCTGGCCCGGACCTACCGGCCCAACCAGCCGCTGGTGCTGGCCGGCGACTTCAATGTGGCCCCTGACGATCGCGACGTGGCGCGTCCCGAAGAATGGCGCGAGAGTGTCCTCTGCCACCCGGACGCCCAGGCGGCGTTAGGCCGGATCGGGGCGTGGGGCCTGGTCGACGGGCTTCGGCTCACTGAACCAGGGCCCGGGCCATATTCGTGGTGGGATTACCGGATGCTGGCGTTTCCCAAAGGCAATGGGCTCCGGATCGACCACATCTATGTGACGGCGCCCCTGGCAGGGCGGTGCGTCAAGGCCTGGGTCGAGCGGAACGAGCGGAAAGGCAAGCTGCCGTCCGATCATGCCCCGGTCATGGTGGATCTCGTGGAGGGCTCTCAGGCGTAA
- a CDS encoding PIN domain-containing protein — MMAYICHASNHGFPGRGSLEKGPALRNQRGKELRPSGARGAPGAHHGGGPHETQTAQLGRPVRLGPFRYGGTGRRTPLAGSPSVILADTGAVFALLDRDDAWHARVTGFWERNAGEIRLPETILAEVTHLLATRIGSRAESLFIRALADGEFLLDPFLADEDLARVADLVRQYESAGLGFVDASLVAAAERGLVTTLLTTDRRHFPAVRPRHTPSFRLEP, encoded by the coding sequence ATGATGGCATATATATGCCATGCGTCGAACCACGGTTTTCCTGGAAGAGGATCTCTTGAAAAAGGCCCAGCGCTACGCAACCAAAGAGGGAAAGAGCTTCGCCCAAGTGGTGCGCGAGGCGCTCCTGGAGCACATCACGGAGGAGGACCACATGAAACGCAAACTGCCCAGCTTGGCCGGCCAGTTCGCCTCGGGCCATTCCGATACGGCGGAACGGGTCGACGAACTCCTTTGGCAGGATCCCCATCGGTGATCCTCGCCGACACCGGGGCCGTGTTCGCGCTGCTTGATCGCGACGACGCGTGGCACGCCCGGGTCACCGGGTTCTGGGAGCGGAACGCCGGCGAGATTCGGTTACCCGAGACGATCCTGGCCGAGGTCACCCACTTGCTGGCCACCCGGATCGGGTCTCGGGCCGAATCGCTGTTCATCCGGGCGTTGGCCGACGGCGAGTTCCTCCTCGATCCATTCCTGGCCGATGAGGACCTGGCCCGGGTGGCCGACCTGGTCAGGCAATATGAGTCGGCCGGGCTCGGTTTTGTCGACGCGAGCCTCGTGGCGGCGGCCGAGCGGGGTCTGGTCACCACCTTGCTCACCACCGACCGGCGCCATTTTCCAGCGGTCCGGCCCCGCCACACGCCATCCTTCCGACTGGAGCCGTAA